The genomic segment GTTAATAGCGCTTGCCCAACAGGCGGGGTCTGAGTTGGACAAGGTCATTCCAGAGGTCAACTGGGACAACGCTGCGCTGTCGGACATCATCAACCTGTTGCACGACGAGACAGGGTTAAATTTCTCCGTCGCACCCGGTGTCGGCGGCTATGTGAACCTGCGGATGACCAACCGAACGGTGCGCGACATCTTGCAAGAGATTGCCAATCAATTGAACGCAGAGTTCGGCTACGATCCGGCGACGAAAACGGTGCAATTGCGTCCGCGTGCGGCGTTACCAACCCCGTTGGCGTCTGGTCAAACGCAACAGCCACCCATTCGCACGCCTACATTGTCCACCGGCGGCGAGACCACCGCTTACACTTGGGAGCGCCTGCGGTTTCGGTTCTTGGACGCCTACACAGGCAGTCTGTTGCTCGGCGGGACAATCGTCTTGCCTTACTTTAGCCCCCTCACGAGCGGCATGGGCGGCTTCGGTGGGTTTGGTGGCTTTGGCGGTTTTGGTGGTTTAGGCGGTTTTGGCGGCTTCGGTGGTGGCTTTGGCGGGCTAGGCGGTTTCGGCGGCGGTTTCGGCGGTTTCGGCGGCTTAGGCGGCTTCGGTGGTTTGGGCGGTTTTGGCGGCGGGTTAGGTGGCTTTGGCGGCTTCGGCGGCTTCGGTGGTTTGGGCGGTTTTGGTGGCGGGTTGGGTGGCTTCGGCGGCTTCGGTGGCAGATTCGGCTATTAGCCGCTGTATCCCAAGCAAGTGCAGAGTGGGGGGAAGAACGATGGTCGGGCGTTCCTGTCTGAGTGTGTGGTTGGCGTTAGTGGTGCTCGCAGGGTCAGTGGCTTGGTCGCAGCAAACAATTGACCCCAAAGATGACCCTGTCATTCCATTGGTAGAGTTTGATTCGGCGACGGTCGGGGCAGTGCTGGACTTATTGTTTAGCAACGCCCAGTATTCAGCGACGCCCGATGTTTTGGCGCTACCGATCGGACGGTTGCGCTTGGTGAACAAACGGGTCAGCGAGATTTTGAACTTTGTCGTCCAACAGACTGGTTTGCAATGGCGTTACGAAAATGGCGTTTTCCTGATCACCCGCCGCCCGCCTGAAGAGCCGAAACCCGTTGAGCCAACGCCGTCAGGGCGAGACAAAGAACCGGCGAAAAAAGAGCCGGCAAAAGTAGATCAACCGCTCCCTGCGACGCCGCGTGTCGTGTCGCCGACCGAATGGCAAGAGCGACTGCAGCCTGCGCCACAACCTGTTATCACTGAATTTTTGCGGGTGCGTAACATTCCTGTCGCCGATGCCTGTTTCTTATTGGGGATCCCGTCTCAAGGCATATCCACCTATCAAACCATTCACGACATCGTGGCGGCACAGTATCGGCAGCTCTATAACTCGTTCAGCACCTCGTCGGCGGGCGTTACACCAAACGATGTCCAACCCTCATTGCGCGGCGGTTTGCCGACGGCACCAGTAGCAACGCCTGTAGCGGGTGGGGTAAACGCTTTGCCCGTTGACCCGTTCACACGCGTGCCGTCTCCTATCGGTGAGGTGGCGCGACAGTTTGGCGTCGGCTTCGGCGGTATCGGTGGGTTTGGACAGCCTGGCGTCGGTTTCGGCGGTGTCGGCGGGGTTGGTGGTATCGGTGGCATCGGGGGTGTCGGTGGGTTCGGTTTGGGCGGTGCCGGCGCGGGTATCGCATCCTTCATCACCGGCATCCAACAAATTGTCGGTATCCCCACACAAAACGCTATTCTGGTGCGGGGCACTGCCGAAGCCATTGAAGAACTGCGACGCATCCTCGCCCTCATTGATGTGCCTCCAGACCAAGTGGAAATTGAATCCCAGTTCGTCTCAGTTGTCACGGGTTTTCAAGACATCGTCGGCATTGACTGGTCGGTCGCCGGCACTGAAGTCACCGCCGTCACCTCGGGCATGTCCTCTGCCGGCAGCATCAACATCGGGTTAGTGCGGGGTAATTTGTCAGCGACCTTAGGGGCGTTGATCGCCTCCAACCGCGGTCGGGTCATCCAAGCCCCGCGTGCCTTTACCATCAACGGCTTGCCCGCTATTTTCGTCAGCGCCATCCAGCGTCCCTTCTTTGTCCAACAAGCCATCTCCGACATTTCGGGTGCCACACGCATTGTCACCAGCATTGGGTTAGTGCAGGTCACCATCGCGCTGATCGCGATCCCCTTTATCAACGAAGACCAAACTGTAACCGTCTTCATTCAGCCGGTCGTGCAAGACATCGTGGGGGAGATTGAAAATCCGGTCGGCGGCACTGTGCCGATTATTTCGTCCACTTTCACGGCTTCGTTGGTGCGGGTGCGCAGCGGTGACAGTTTTGCTATTGGCGGGTTGCTAACGACCCGCACCACCGAGCAGCGGCGCGAAATTCCGCTTCTTGCCCGCCTGCCTCTTATTGGGAGCCTGTTCAGGCGCACGAGCAAAATTACCGATGAGACCAACCTTATCATCTTCGTGACCCCTCGCATCGTGCCTGCCGAAGAGTTATCGTCCAGTTAGCGCCTTCCGCCAGCGCCCCGTCCTCGTTGACGGGGGCAAGGGATATGCCAAAATTGCTGGCAGGAGGGTCCTAGATGCTAACACGGCTGCGGTTTCTGACAGCGGGTGAATCGCACGGTCCGGCATTGACTGTTATAGTGGACGGCGTGCCAGCAGGGTTATCGCTGTCACCTGATGACATCAACGGCGACCTCCGCCGCCGCCAACGAGGTTATGGGCGCGGCGCCCGCATGCGCCGCATTGAGAACGATGTCGTGCGTTTTTTAGGCGGAGTGCGCCACGGTGTCACTATCGGTAGCCCCATCGCGATGGTCATTGAAAACCGTGACTATGTCAATTGGCAAATTGCTATGTCCCCTGAACCGCTTGTAGAGTCGTTCCCTGAAGACAAGTTGCGCGCTTTTTTTATCCCTCGCCCTGGGCACGCAGACTTGGCAGGAGCCGTCAAGTATGGGACGCGCGATTTGCGCCCGATTTTGGAACGCGCCAGCGCGCGAGAGACGGCGGCGCGCGTCGCCGCTGGCGCCGTCGCCCGTAAATTGTTGGGGGAAATCGGCGTCCGCATCGTCTCCCATGTCGTCGCCCTCGGCACCGTAGAAGCTCAAGTGGACGCTAGCGCCCTGCCCTTTGACGAAATCGTCGCCCGCGCCGAAGCGTCCGAGTTGCGCTGCCTTGACCCCGCTGCAGAAGCGGCGATGAAACGCCTCGTGGACGAAGCCAACGAACGCCACGATACATTGGGCGGCGTGTTTGAAGTCATCGCCGACAGCGTGCCTATTGGGTTGGGCAGCCATGTTCATTGGGACCGCAAGTTGGACGGGCGGCTGGCACAAGCCGTCATGAGCATTCCTGCCGTCAAGGGCGTGGAAATTGGACGGGCGTTTGAAATGGCGCGCCGGTTCGGGTCACAAGTGCATGACCCGTTTTTACCACCCGACCCTCACCCCTCCGATTGGCGCTTCTTTCCCCGCGCGTCCAACAATGCAGGCGGTTTGGAAGGCGGCGTCACCAACGGCGAACGACTCATCGTTCGGGGGGCGATGAAACCCCTGTCCACTTTGCGCCACCCGCTGCCGTCGCTGGATTTGCGCACGCTGCAACCGGCTAAAGCCCATGTGGAGCGGTCCGATGTGTGTGCGGTGCCGGCGGCAGGCGTCGTCGCCGAGGCGATGGTCGCCCTCGTCCTCGCCGATGCTGTGCTGGAAAAATTTGGCGCCGATACAATGGATGAACTCAAAGCCCATCTGCGATACTACCGCGATCAAATCCGCCAATGGTTGCAGACGCCCATGACGCTCCGTCAGTAATGCCGTCGTCGCAAGGCGTCAGGAGGCATGAGAGACATGCGCCGGGGAAGATGGGCGCACCCTGCGGTGCGTTGGCAGCCGACCTTCAGGCAGCGGAAGCAAAGGGGGAAACTCTTTCGGCTCCCTCGGTCCCAATGGCGGGTGTGGCGGGGTGCGATATGGCTGATGCTGGTCGGCGTCGCGGCATTGCCCAGCCTCCACTGGGCAGACCGATGGCTTTACCAACACCAACGCGCGATGACCGAACCGTTTCTGTCTATCCTCCCGCCGACAGCGTTGGGCGATCGCATCGCAATCGTCGCTCCTCATCCCGACGACGAAGCGTTGGGATGTGGTGGGTTAATTCAATGGCTGGTCAACAACGGCGTCATCCCCCACATCCTTGTCGTGACGGACGGTGACGGGTTTGATGCGGCGATTCGGCTGCACTATCACCAGTTGCAAGTCACTGAACGGCTGCGCCGCGCATTCGCCTTGCAGCGGCGCAAGGAAACATTGGCGGCGATGGGCGTTTTGGGCGTGCCCGTGAGCCATGTGCACTTTCTCGGTCTTTCCGAACGGACACTGCCTACTCGTTGGCTGATGCGCCGGGATGAGCGACCGCTCCGAGAACTGATGACATGGTTGGCAGCGGTTCAGCCGACAGGGGTCATTGTGCCCAGCCGTTACGACGATCACCCCGTTCACGCCGTTGTGTGCAGCCTTGTGTGGGCAGCGGTCCTTCAAGCCCACGCGGAGGGGATATTGCGTCAACTGCCGCGTGTCGTGGAATACCTCGTCCACTACGGTGAATTTCCCCGCCCGCAAGGATGGCATCCCAACTGGGAATTGTTGCCGCCGACCGATTTGTTGTCGGTCGCTGTGTGGTGGCGCTTGCCGCTGCCTGAACCGTTGCGGCAGCGCAAAGCGGAGGCTATTGCCCAATATCAAACGCAACTGCCATTGACAGGGCGGTTTTTGAACAGTTTCGTGCGCGCTAACGAGCTGTTCGCCGAACCCATGCTCCGCTTGGAGCAACCGGACCGCGCAGGTGAGCCCCGCTCGCTGTTACCGGCAACGGACATCGTGGAAATTGCCGTTTTGCCTGAAGCACCGGTGCCATCAACGCCGGCGCGTTTTGCGATGCGGTTAAGGGGTAAACCGTCGCGGGCTTGCCTTTACGGCGTGCATGTGTTTGTGCCTTCTGCCCATAGACCACAAGTTCAAGTGCTGTCACCGCAATCGTTGCCATCATCTGACACCCTTGTTTTCGCCTTACCTAAGGCACACGCTGCACCCTCACCGACGGCGCAGGTCAGGCATGTACGGAGCGCACAACCGTCAGCCGTCATCACGGCGTTTGTGGTGCGGCACGACCGCGTGTTGGATGTGGCGCCCCTGACACCGCGACGCTGGGCAGGTGGCGTCCATGCCCCGTAGCGCGCTCGTGGGGGCTGTTTTGCTTATTCTGTGGGCGGTAGAAATCGCTGGCGCCGCGGAAACGGACATTCGCGCCCGCGCCGAAGTCGCCTACTTGCCACCTTACCGGATCGGCGATGTCGCTCGTTACCGCATCGCCGTCGTTGCCCCGGAGCAGGTCAAGGTCATTTTCCCTAACCCGTTGCCTTTGGCGCCGTTTGAGGTGTTAGGTGGAGGACAGGTGCAGCGCCAGCAGGGGGCGTTGCCGGGTGTCGTTATCACCGTCGCCGAATGGGACATCGCTGTTTACCGGTTGGGCAAGGTCACGATCCCCTCGGTGCCGATTTCGTGCGAATGGGAAGGGCGACGGACTCTAGTGCGCACCAACCCGATCGCCTTAGAAGTTGTGCCGTTGACTTCACCGAAGGACCAACAACCCCGCCCTCCCAAACCGCCTTTGCCTTACCCGTTAGACCCGATTGCCTTGACTTTGTTAGCAGCGGGGACATTGACGGCGGTGGCGGTCACTTGGCTGGTGGCGCGCGGGCTGATCTGGGCGTTACGAACAGCATGGTCTTCGCTGCAGCAGGCGACGGCGCGTCCGCCTTTGCCGGCGCATCAACTGGCGTTGCAAACGATTGACCGCGCCGAGCAACTCTATCGGCAAGGGGAAACGGAACGCGCCTTCACCTTGCTTTCGTTCGGTGTCCGTCGCTACTTGCGCGACCGCTTTCAAGTGCCCGCATTGGAACTGCCCACTTGGCAATTGCAGTCCTATTTACAACCGCACCTACCCGCTGACTTGCTGCGCACGCTGTATAAAACGCTCACGCTCAGCGATCTGATCAAATTCGCCCGCTACAATCCGACCGACACCGAAGCCCAACAACTGTTCGCTGACGCCCGGCAATTGATCCGCACGACCCAGCCTGTTGAGCCGCCAGCGCAACCCCGCCGCGAATGACTTTTTAGCGCAAATTGCTATCGCTTCATGACTCATGCGGGTCGGCTAACCCTCTTCGCCCTTTAGGGCTCTCGCTCCAGCGGGAAGTAATAAGGCTGCACGAACCGATAGGGTGCAGGGCGGGGCTTGCCGAACTCTTCGGGCGGCACCCTGAAGGGCAGCGCCCAAGGCTCAACGAACGGGCGGGGTGACGGAATGACAAAAACGCGGGGCATAACGCTTACAGACGGGCGTGACTGGGCGCGTTGGCGCAATTCGTTAACTTGTTGCTCCAGCGTCTGGCAGCGCTTTTCTAAATCAGCGACGCGCTTTTCCAGTTCGGCGATGCGTTTTTCCAAGGCTTTGGTGGGGTCGCTGTCACCGCCCGATTGCCCTAACGCCCATCCGACCCACAAGAGCACTGCTGTGAGGAGCGCTCCGATAACCCACCGCATGGCGGGCGGGTCACCTCCCGCTTGAAGCGTTCCGCTGACATTTTGCCATGCCAAACTGTAGGGGTGCTATCGGCTCGCCGACTACTTGTATTTGCAGGCGCAGCAGGGTGCGCCTGCACGCGATAAAAAAACCGACGCAAGGTGATGCTTGATGACAGCCATCCGATGGGATGCGTTGCCCGACGAGCGGGGTTGGTTTCAAGACTTTGGGGGGCGGTTCGTCCCAGAAACCCTGATGCATCCGTTGGAAGAGTTGACGGCGGCGTTTGAAAGCGCCGTCGCCGACCCGCAGTTCAACGCTGAGTGGCAAATGCTCTTGCGCGACTATGCGGGGCGCCCGACGCCGCTGTATTTCGCCCGTCGCCTCACAGAGCACATCGGCGGGGCGAAAATCTACCTCAAGCGCGAAGACTTGCTCCACACGGGTGCCCACAAAATCAACAACACGCTGGGACAAGCCCTGCTGACCAAGCGCATGGGCAAACACCGCGTTATCGCCGAGACGGGCGCAGGGCAACACGGTGTCGCGACGGCGACCGCCGCCGCGTTGCTCGGTTTGGAGTGCGTCATCTACATGGGCGAAGTGGATATGGAACGGCAGCGGCTCAATGTGTTCCGCATGAAGTTGCTGGGCGCCGAAGTCATACCCGTCCGCACGGGCAGTCGCACGCTCAAAGACGCCATTAATGAAGCCCTGCGCGATTGGGTCACCAATGTCCGCACGACCCATTACATCCTCGGTAGCGTCACAGGTCCGCATCCGTTTCCCAAGATAGTGCGCCACTTCCAATCGGTCATCGGGCAGGAAGCCAAGCAGCAAATCCGAGAGCGCGAAGGGCGTTTGCCCGATTTCGTCGTCGCGTGCGTCGGCGGCGGCAGCAATGCGATGGGAATCTTTTGGGCGTTTTTACCCGATGAGCAGGTGAGACTGATCGGCGTGGAAGCGGGCGGAAAAGGACTGGCAACGAGCGAACATGCTGCCAGTTTGTGCGCAGGCACGATCGGCGTCCTGCACGGCGCCAAAACTTTTGTCCTCCAAGACGACGATGGGCAGATCCGTGACACCCACAGCATCAGCGCGGGCTTAGACTATCCCGCCGTCGGACCTGAGCATGCGTTTTTGAAAGCGACGGGGCGGGCGCAATATGTCGCCGTCACCGACGACGAGGCGTTAGCGGCGTTTGAATTGCTGGCGAAATTGGAAGGCATCTTGTCTGCGTTAGAACCTGCCCACGCCCTTGCTTACGCTTGCCAGTTAGCCCGCCATTTGCCTAAAGACGCCATCGTGATGGTCAACCTGTCGGGACGGGGCGACAAAGATGTGGAAGTTGCCCTCAAAGCCTTGCACTTGCCATGAAGGTGTGCAGGGCTGCCACGGCGCTGTTTGCGGAGCCGAAAGGCGATGCGGCTGCGGCGTTGAATAATGAGGTTCATTCGGAGGGCGGCTCTCTTGAGCCGCCGAGAAGCAAGCGGCGCATCAGAGATGCGCCCTCCGAGAACGCTGAGGGTTCGTTCGGGGGGCGGCTCTCTTGAGCCGCCGAGAAGCGAGCGGCGCATCAGGAGATGCGCCCTCCGAGATGCAA from the bacterium HR17 genome contains:
- the outD gene encoding Type II secretion system protein D, with the translated sequence MVGRSCLSVWLALVVLAGSVAWSQQTIDPKDDPVIPLVEFDSATVGAVLDLLFSNAQYSATPDVLALPIGRLRLVNKRVSEILNFVVQQTGLQWRYENGVFLITRRPPEEPKPVEPTPSGRDKEPAKKEPAKVDQPLPATPRVVSPTEWQERLQPAPQPVITEFLRVRNIPVADACFLLGIPSQGISTYQTIHDIVAAQYRQLYNSFSTSSAGVTPNDVQPSLRGGLPTAPVATPVAGGVNALPVDPFTRVPSPIGEVARQFGVGFGGIGGFGQPGVGFGGVGGVGGIGGIGGVGGFGLGGAGAGIASFITGIQQIVGIPTQNAILVRGTAEAIEELRRILALIDVPPDQVEIESQFVSVVTGFQDIVGIDWSVAGTEVTAVTSGMSSAGSINIGLVRGNLSATLGALIASNRGRVIQAPRAFTINGLPAIFVSAIQRPFFVQQAISDISGATRIVTSIGLVQVTIALIAIPFINEDQTVTVFIQPVVQDIVGEIENPVGGTVPIISSTFTASLVRVRSGDSFAIGGLLTTRTTEQRREIPLLARLPLIGSLFRRTSKITDETNLIIFVTPRIVPAEELSSS
- the aroC gene encoding Chorismate synthase is translated as MLTRLRFLTAGESHGPALTVIVDGVPAGLSLSPDDINGDLRRRQRGYGRGARMRRIENDVVRFLGGVRHGVTIGSPIAMVIENRDYVNWQIAMSPEPLVESFPEDKLRAFFIPRPGHADLAGAVKYGTRDLRPILERASARETAARVAAGAVARKLLGEIGVRIVSHVVALGTVEAQVDASALPFDEIVARAEASELRCLDPAAEAAMKRLVDEANERHDTLGGVFEVIADSVPIGLGSHVHWDRKLDGRLAQAVMSIPAVKGVEIGRAFEMARRFGSQVHDPFLPPDPHPSDWRFFPRASNNAGGLEGGVTNGERLIVRGAMKPLSTLRHPLPSLDLRTLQPAKAHVERSDVCAVPAAGVVAEAMVALVLADAVLEKFGADTMDELKAHLRYYRDQIRQWLQTPMTLRQ
- the trpB_2 gene encoding Tryptophan synthase beta chain translates to MTAIRWDALPDERGWFQDFGGRFVPETLMHPLEELTAAFESAVADPQFNAEWQMLLRDYAGRPTPLYFARRLTEHIGGAKIYLKREDLLHTGAHKINNTLGQALLTKRMGKHRVIAETGAGQHGVATATAAALLGLECVIYMGEVDMERQRLNVFRMKLLGAEVIPVRTGSRTLKDAINEALRDWVTNVRTTHYILGSVTGPHPFPKIVRHFQSVIGQEAKQQIREREGRLPDFVVACVGGGSNAMGIFWAFLPDEQVRLIGVEAGGKGLATSEHAASLCAGTIGVLHGAKTFVLQDDDGQIRDTHSISAGLDYPAVGPEHAFLKATGRAQYVAVTDDEALAAFELLAKLEGILSALEPAHALAYACQLARHLPKDAIVMVNLSGRGDKDVEVALKALHLP